The Candidatus Omnitrophota bacterium genomic sequence GCGTATAATCTTCGTTCACATACTCCCGAATGTCCTGGCGCCGGTTTTTGTCGCGGCCGTGCTGGGTATAGGAGGAGCGATACTTGTGGAATCCGGGATCTCATTCCTGGGGCTGGGCGTTCAGCCGCCCTTTGCCTCATGGGGGAACATGCTCTCTTCCGGCAGGACCTATATGGGAACGGCATGGTGGCTCTCTTTCTGGCCGGGAATGGCGATTTTCATAAATGTTCTATCCTTCAATCTTGTCGGAGAACATCTCAAAGACAGATTCGGCCGCTGACAATAAGTATCGAAAGTCAACCCCTGGCACCATTTTCACATTTTCATGGCACCATTTTCATTTGCGTTATTGTAAAACACCGTGGCGATTGATATAATCCGGACATGTCGTTTATAGATGATTTTTTCTCAAAAAAAATGTGGGATGTGCGCAGCTACAGGCCTTTTGTCAAAAAGGTCGCTGCGCTGGAAGATGATGTAAAAAAACTTTCCGACGAGGATTTCCCGAAGGAAACAGCCAGGCTCAGGGAAGAGATAAAAGCCGGCGGAAACATCCAGAAGATCCTTCCTTACTGCTTCGCTCTCGCGAGGGAAGCGTCCGTCCGCGCGCTGGGCCTGAGGCATTTTGATGTGCAGATAATGGGCGGCGCTGTGCTTTT encodes the following:
- a CDS encoding preprotein translocase subunit SecA — encoded protein: MSFIDDFFSKKMWDVRSYRPFVKKVAALEDDVKKLSDEDFPKETARLREEIKAGGNIQKILPYCFALAREASVRALGLRHFDVQIMGGAVLFEGKIAEMATGEGKTLVATLPVYAKAVQGMKTHIVTVNDYLARRDAYWMGPIYRFLGLTVGFIQH